A region of Paractinoplanes abujensis DNA encodes the following proteins:
- a CDS encoding acyl-ACP desaturase, giving the protein MPLDQTALLIELEPVVATNLDRHLTLAKEWFPHEYVPWSEGRTFDGLLGGEAYSPDDSKLPDVARTALIVNLLTEDNLPSYHHEIATLFGRDGAWGTWVHRWTAEEGRHGIALRDYLTVTRAVDPVELERARMTHMSAGYSNDHPEEMLHSLAYVAFQELATRISHRNTGKATGDPIAEQLLARVAADENLHMVFYRNLLSAAFDLDPNAAMRAVTDVVSSFQMPGANIEGFGRKALSIALAGIYDLRQHRDEVLQPVLRQWDVFSRTDLSADGAAARDELADHMASLEVQAARFEEKREARRVRLAR; this is encoded by the coding sequence ATGCCGCTGGACCAGACCGCCCTGCTGATCGAACTCGAACCCGTCGTGGCGACCAACCTCGACCGGCACCTGACGCTGGCCAAAGAATGGTTCCCGCACGAATACGTGCCGTGGAGCGAGGGGCGCACCTTCGACGGGCTGCTGGGCGGCGAGGCCTACTCCCCGGACGACTCGAAACTGCCCGACGTGGCGCGGACCGCGCTGATCGTGAACCTGCTGACCGAGGACAACCTGCCCTCCTACCACCACGAGATCGCGACCCTGTTCGGGCGGGACGGGGCCTGGGGGACATGGGTGCATCGGTGGACGGCCGAAGAGGGCCGGCACGGAATCGCCTTGCGTGACTATCTGACGGTGACGCGGGCGGTGGACCCGGTCGAACTCGAACGGGCGCGGATGACGCACATGTCCGCCGGGTATTCCAACGACCATCCGGAAGAGATGCTGCACTCGCTGGCGTACGTGGCTTTCCAGGAACTGGCTACGCGTATCTCGCACCGGAACACGGGCAAGGCGACGGGGGATCCGATCGCCGAGCAGTTGCTGGCCCGGGTGGCGGCGGACGAGAACCTGCACATGGTCTTCTACCGCAACCTGCTGTCGGCTGCGTTCGATCTGGACCCCAACGCGGCCATGCGTGCGGTGACCGATGTGGTTTCGTCGTTCCAGATGCCAGGGGCCAACATCGAGGGGTTCGGCCGTAAGGCTCTGTCTATCGCTTTGGCCGGGATCTATGACCTGCGGCAGCATCGGGATGAGGTCCTGCAGCCTGTTCTGCGGCAGTGGGACGTGTTCTCCCGCACCGATCTGAGTGCCGACGGGGCTGCTGCTCGGGATGAGTTGGCCGATCACATGGCTTCTCTCGAGGTGCAGGCGGCTCGGTTCGAGGAGAAGCGTGAAGCCCGTCGGGTGCGGTTGGCTCGCTGA
- a CDS encoding PaaI family thioesterase — translation MTQTQPRTRTFSWTDPSVHAAMIGRSSGLELLQAMAAGSVPAPPIMSLIDLASMSVAPGSVTLLLDPQEFHYNPLGTMHGGVISTLLDTAAACSVHSTLPAGVGYTSLDLNVKFLRAVTLSSGRLTCVGTVLQSGRRTALAEARLTDSSGRLVAQAMSSCMVFPLPGA, via the coding sequence ATGACCCAGACTCAGCCCCGCACCCGCACGTTCAGCTGGACCGACCCCTCGGTGCACGCGGCGATGATCGGCCGGAGTTCGGGGCTGGAGCTCCTGCAGGCCATGGCCGCGGGTTCGGTCCCGGCCCCGCCGATCATGTCCCTGATCGACCTCGCGTCGATGTCCGTCGCCCCGGGGTCGGTGACCCTCCTGCTCGATCCCCAGGAGTTCCACTACAACCCTCTGGGCACCATGCACGGGGGCGTCATCTCCACGCTCCTCGACACCGCGGCCGCCTGCTCGGTCCATTCGACCCTGCCGGCCGGCGTCGGATATACGTCGCTCGATCTGAACGTGAAGTTCTTGCGGGCGGTGACGCTCTCTTCGGGACGTCTCACCTGTGTCGGCACTGTCCTTCAGTCCGGGCGGCGTACTGCGCTGGCGGAGGCCCGCCTCACCGATTCATCCGGGCGGCTCGTTGCTCAGGCGATGTCCAGTTGCATGGTGTTCCCCCTGCCCGGCGCCTAG
- a CDS encoding winged helix-turn-helix transcriptional regulator produces MSSTTTPEALNWSIDNCTIGRAMEVLGEKWTLVVLREVFAGVRRFDDMRVRTGIPRQVLTNRLAMLVGNDVLHRVPYQVPGARARHEYRLTAKGFDLYPVLVAVAAWGDRYLAGPEGPPLVFTHRDCGARVGATLTCGHDHELADVREVLPEPGPGARRR; encoded by the coding sequence ATGAGTTCCACAACCACTCCTGAGGCGCTCAACTGGTCGATCGACAACTGCACGATCGGCCGGGCCATGGAGGTTCTCGGCGAGAAGTGGACCCTGGTCGTGTTGCGGGAGGTGTTCGCGGGCGTCAGGCGTTTCGACGACATGCGGGTGCGCACCGGCATCCCCCGGCAGGTGCTCACCAACCGGCTGGCCATGCTCGTCGGCAACGACGTGTTGCACCGCGTGCCGTATCAGGTGCCGGGCGCCCGCGCCCGCCACGAGTATCGGCTCACCGCCAAGGGCTTCGACCTTTATCCCGTGCTGGTTGCCGTGGCCGCCTGGGGTGATCGCTACCTGGCCGGCCCGGAGGGTCCGCCGCTGGTGTTCACGCACCGCGACTGCGGCGCACGGGTCGGGGCCACCCTCACGTGCGGGCATGATCATGAGCTGGCCGACGTACGGGAAGTGTTGCCCGAGCCGGGGCCGGGCGCGCGCCGTCGATAG
- a CDS encoding MFS transporter, producing MDSPWAPLRGRVFRMLWVAVLAGNVGTWMQTVGAQWLVVQEPDAATWTSLVQTVTMLPVLLLALPAGAIADVLDRRRLLLVVQVVLFLVGGVLTALTVLDLMPPPLLLLFTFLLGVGQALTLPTWQAVIPEVVSRDELPAASALGAVNTNVARSAGPAVAGLLVAHVGPAAVFGLNAFSYGVFALALLFWRRRPRRGPSHPERFGPAVRAGGRFVRYSPDVRRLLIRVVLFVVPGSVVWGLLPVVARRELGLGAGGYGGLLAALGVGAIAGALLMPRVRRALSANRLIVLAGLGYAAALLVVALVPDEFAVTAVLVPAGAGWMCLVSRMNASLQLLLPNWVRARGFGIYQVVFAGAQALGALLWGQVAEAFGLPATFVAAAVVMLLGTATVPWLPVHEHDDADRSPAVFWAEPHIMLEPHRDDGPVLVTATYRVREEQAGGFVEAMDAVRLTRLRTGATRWGLFRDGEDPVRFVEVYQVPTWEDHLRQHEGRLTGSDEQAEKRAVALAEGPAEVTHLLPTDKDD from the coding sequence GTGGATTCACCCTGGGCGCCGTTGCGGGGCCGCGTCTTCCGGATGTTGTGGGTCGCGGTGCTGGCAGGCAACGTCGGCACGTGGATGCAGACGGTCGGCGCGCAGTGGCTGGTCGTGCAGGAGCCGGACGCGGCCACCTGGACCAGTCTCGTGCAGACCGTGACGATGCTGCCCGTCCTGCTGCTGGCCCTGCCGGCCGGGGCGATCGCCGACGTGCTCGACCGCCGCCGTCTGCTGCTGGTGGTGCAGGTCGTGCTGTTCCTCGTCGGTGGCGTGCTCACGGCGCTGACCGTGCTCGATCTGATGCCGCCGCCCCTGCTGCTCCTTTTCACTTTCCTGCTCGGCGTGGGGCAGGCCCTCACGTTGCCCACCTGGCAGGCCGTCATCCCCGAGGTCGTGTCGCGCGACGAGCTGCCCGCCGCGTCCGCTCTGGGCGCCGTCAACACCAACGTGGCCCGGTCCGCCGGTCCGGCCGTCGCGGGTCTGCTGGTCGCTCATGTCGGGCCGGCCGCCGTTTTCGGTCTCAATGCCTTCTCGTACGGGGTCTTCGCCCTCGCTCTGCTGTTCTGGCGTCGCCGGCCGCGCCGCGGGCCGAGCCATCCGGAGCGGTTCGGGCCCGCCGTCCGCGCCGGGGGCCGCTTCGTCCGGTACTCGCCCGACGTGCGCCGCCTGCTGATCCGCGTGGTCCTGTTCGTGGTGCCGGGCAGTGTCGTCTGGGGTCTGCTGCCCGTCGTCGCGCGCCGCGAGCTGGGCCTGGGCGCCGGCGGGTACGGCGGGTTGCTGGCCGCGCTGGGGGTGGGGGCGATCGCGGGGGCGCTGCTGATGCCCCGCGTCCGCCGGGCGTTGTCGGCGAACCGGCTGATCGTGCTGGCCGGGCTGGGTTACGCCGCGGCCTTGCTGGTCGTCGCGCTGGTGCCGGACGAGTTCGCGGTCACCGCCGTGCTGGTGCCGGCCGGGGCGGGCTGGATGTGCCTGGTGTCGCGGATGAACGCGAGCCTGCAACTGCTGCTGCCGAACTGGGTCCGCGCCCGCGGTTTCGGGATCTATCAGGTCGTCTTCGCGGGGGCGCAGGCGCTGGGGGCGCTGCTGTGGGGGCAGGTGGCCGAGGCGTTCGGGCTGCCCGCGACTTTTGTGGCGGCCGCGGTGGTCATGCTGCTGGGCACGGCGACCGTGCCGTGGCTGCCGGTGCACGAGCACGACGACGCCGACCGCAGTCCCGCGGTGTTCTGGGCCGAGCCGCACATCATGCTCGAACCCCACCGTGACGACGGGCCCGTGCTGGTCACCGCGACCTATCGCGTACGGGAGGAGCAGGCCGGCGGTTTTGTCGAGGCGATGGACGCCGTCCGGCTGACGCGATTGCGGACGGGGGCGACGCGTTGGGGCCTGTTCCGCGACGGCGAGGACCCGGTGCGTTTCGTCGAGGTCTACCAGGTGCCGACGTGGGAGGACCATCTGCGCCAGCACGAGGGCCGCCTGACCGGCAGCGACGAGCAGGCCGAGAAGCGGGCGGTCGCGCTGGCCGAGGGCCCGGCCGAAGTGACCCACCTGCTGCCCACCGACAAAGACGATTAG
- the cphA gene encoding cyanophycin synthetase, with the protein MKIERLRHLRGPNVYLSRPAVVARLRLGELTGVETSDVTGFAERLLRVLPGLAEHHCAAGAPGGFVSRLRGGTYFGHVSEHVCLELSQLIGRDVSFGRTVSAGEPGRYDLIIECPVDESPDSRLPRDLLQAAVDLVLSVIAGRTEKPVLDDLAARAEREAAGPSTRSIIAAARRRGIPVERYDDLSLLRLGWGNRRRLAWAAMTDRTSGVGIDIAGDKQVTRRLLTEAGVPMPTGGAARTVPDALAWLDRLGGPVVVKPRQGHQGRHVALQLSTPEQVERAFRAAGADVIVERQLAGRDYRVLVVAGEVVAAAERIAAHVVGDGRGTVGELVERVNADPRRGPGHSRVLTRVTLEPALLDRQGLTERSVPAAGQRVWLADTGNLSTGGTSLDVTDDVHPEVARLCLRVTALLGLDIAGIDLRLPGIGEPLPPVEIGADVTAGVIEVNAVPGLRMHLAPARGRARDVGDAIVRAMFPAGSDGRIPAVAITGTNGKTTVARMTAHLLADTGLRVGLTTTDDVRIGGRVVFRADATGPRSAQMVLGDPGVQAAVLETARGGLLNRGLGYDWTDVGVLTNITADHLGQDGLATIEDLAHVKALVAERVRDGGTLVLNADDPWVRTLVSRPRVRADRKRVVWFGLDAGQPVVVEHLARGGTAYLLEDGWVLQATGARRTSLLRVAEIPGAYGGAAPHVVANTLAAMAAARALGASQDAVARRVAEFDPAVDNAGRGTLFRLGDVSVFVDYGHNPAALAATLRTLHRLWGADRCVAALTLPGDRRDDLIAACAQVVADAVTRVVLYDDEEPRGRPPGEVPALVEREMRARRPKLFSVRAEGCRAAVTEALRLARPGDVVLVVYEKLAPVLALLSELGAVVAAEAPRALPGRAPSAVRSPGRSLMGNERVPIPGYHG; encoded by the coding sequence ATGAAGATCGAACGCCTGCGTCACCTGCGCGGGCCCAACGTCTATCTCTCCCGCCCGGCGGTGGTCGCACGGTTGCGCCTGGGCGAGCTGACCGGCGTCGAGACCTCCGACGTGACCGGGTTCGCCGAGCGGCTGCTGCGGGTCCTGCCGGGGCTGGCCGAGCACCACTGCGCGGCCGGGGCGCCGGGCGGGTTCGTCAGCCGGCTGCGCGGCGGCACCTACTTCGGGCACGTCAGCGAGCACGTGTGTCTCGAGCTGTCGCAGCTGATCGGGCGGGACGTGAGCTTCGGCCGCACGGTGTCGGCGGGGGAACCCGGCCGTTACGACCTGATCATCGAGTGCCCGGTCGACGAGTCCCCGGACTCCCGGTTGCCCCGCGATCTGCTGCAGGCCGCGGTGGACCTGGTGCTTTCGGTGATTGCCGGCCGTACGGAGAAACCGGTTCTGGACGACCTCGCGGCACGCGCGGAACGGGAGGCGGCCGGCCCCAGCACCCGCTCGATCATCGCGGCGGCGCGGCGGCGGGGCATCCCGGTCGAACGCTACGACGACCTGAGCCTGCTCCGCCTGGGCTGGGGCAACCGCCGACGGCTGGCCTGGGCCGCGATGACCGACCGGACCAGCGGCGTGGGCATCGACATCGCCGGTGACAAACAGGTGACCCGGCGGCTGCTCACCGAGGCGGGCGTGCCCATGCCCACCGGCGGCGCCGCCCGTACGGTCCCGGACGCACTGGCCTGGCTCGACCGGCTCGGCGGCCCGGTGGTGGTGAAACCCCGGCAGGGACATCAGGGCCGGCACGTGGCCCTGCAGCTGAGCACGCCCGAGCAGGTCGAGCGGGCGTTCCGGGCGGCCGGCGCCGACGTGATCGTCGAGCGGCAACTGGCCGGCCGCGACTACCGCGTTCTGGTGGTGGCGGGCGAGGTCGTCGCGGCCGCGGAACGGATCGCCGCGCACGTCGTCGGCGACGGCCGCGGCACCGTCGGCGAGCTGGTGGAGCGGGTCAACGCCGACCCCCGCCGCGGTCCCGGGCACTCGCGGGTGCTGACCCGGGTAACCCTCGAGCCCGCGCTGCTGGACCGGCAGGGGCTCACCGAGCGGAGCGTGCCCGCGGCCGGGCAGCGGGTGTGGCTGGCCGACACCGGCAACCTGTCCACCGGCGGCACCAGCCTCGACGTCACCGACGACGTGCATCCCGAGGTGGCCCGGCTGTGCCTGCGGGTCACCGCGCTGCTCGGGCTCGACATCGCCGGCATCGATCTGCGGCTGCCCGGCATCGGTGAGCCGCTGCCGCCGGTCGAGATCGGCGCCGACGTCACGGCCGGGGTGATCGAGGTCAACGCCGTGCCCGGGTTGCGCATGCACCTGGCCCCGGCGCGCGGCCGCGCCCGCGACGTGGGCGACGCCATCGTGCGGGCGATGTTCCCGGCCGGCTCGGACGGGCGGATCCCGGCGGTCGCGATCACCGGCACGAACGGCAAGACGACAGTGGCCCGGATGACCGCGCACCTGCTGGCCGACACCGGGCTGCGGGTGGGCCTGACGACCACCGACGACGTCCGGATCGGCGGGCGCGTGGTCTTCCGGGCCGATGCCACCGGGCCGAGGTCGGCGCAGATGGTGCTGGGCGACCCGGGTGTGCAGGCCGCGGTGCTGGAGACGGCGCGGGGCGGGCTGCTCAACCGGGGGCTGGGCTACGACTGGACCGACGTGGGGGTGCTCACCAACATCACCGCCGACCACCTGGGGCAGGACGGACTGGCCACCATCGAGGATCTGGCCCACGTCAAGGCGCTGGTGGCCGAGCGGGTGCGTGACGGCGGGACGCTCGTGCTCAACGCCGACGACCCGTGGGTGCGCACGCTGGTGAGCCGGCCGCGGGTGCGCGCCGACCGCAAGCGTGTGGTGTGGTTCGGGCTCGACGCCGGGCAGCCCGTGGTGGTCGAGCATCTAGCGCGAGGCGGCACGGCCTACCTGCTCGAAGACGGGTGGGTGCTGCAGGCGACCGGGGCCCGGCGGACGTCGCTGCTGCGGGTGGCGGAGATCCCCGGCGCGTACGGGGGTGCCGCCCCGCACGTCGTGGCCAACACGCTGGCGGCGATGGCGGCGGCCCGGGCGCTCGGTGCCAGTCAGGACGCGGTGGCGCGGCGGGTGGCCGAGTTCGATCCCGCGGTCGACAACGCGGGCCGCGGCACGCTGTTCCGCCTCGGCGACGTGTCGGTGTTCGTCGACTACGGCCACAACCCGGCGGCGCTGGCGGCGACCCTGCGCACCCTGCACCGGCTCTGGGGCGCGGACCGCTGCGTGGCCGCCCTGACCCTGCCCGGCGACCGGCGCGACGACCTGATCGCCGCGTGCGCCCAGGTGGTGGCGGACGCGGTGACCCGGGTGGTGCTCTACGACGACGAGGAACCCCGCGGCCGTCCGCCCGGGGAGGTGCCGGCGCTGGTCGAGCGCGAGATGCGGGCGCGGCGGCCCAAGCTTTTCTCCGTCCGGGCCGAGGGGTGCCGGGCGGCCGTGACCGAGGCGCTGCGGCTGGCCCGGCCGGGCGACGTCGTCCTGGTCGTCTACGAGAAGCTCGCCCCGGTGCTGGCGCTGCTGTCCGAGCTGGGCGCCGTGGTCGCGGCCGAGGCGCCGCGGGCCCTTCCCGGACGTGCCCCGAGTGCCGTACGGTCGCCAGGTAGATCGCTAATGGGGAACGAGCGCGTTCCGATCCCCGGTTATCACGGTTGA
- a CDS encoding serine/threonine-protein kinase: protein MSTTDLPGSSLLAGRYRLVERLGAGGMSVVWRGFDEVLGRQVAVKVLPPSTSADPAFRRRLRAEAQAAARLSHPNITNVYDYGEATTVDGEPVPYVVMELIDGESLAAVLARVRKLPWQHAVRITAEVAAALAAAHSRGIVHRDVTPANVMLTATGAKVVDFGISALIGENDIDPDGSLLGTPAYLAPERLEGGQVSPATDVYAVGLLIYRTLIGQLPWDVGTTTALLRAHQYTEPEPLPPVDGLPDEVDALVGRCLEKRPDDRPSSAELAGTLAALALGAPATARGYVPDWSEGGEDTTILPSPQAYAEILGAGAAPVSPAAAPVSPASAPVSPAAAAPAAAAGAAAAGAAAAGAAAAAAEPVAPARNSRFADLPSGPVYNAAPVASAGSGALRPAYGNDKTPSEPGRTTAPSWARISQTKTRRVLVVALGVLLLGVGTYGWSLTSGTGGTGGAPAVAAPQTERCVVSYAVWSDRDKRFVAQVTVANRNQTPIKDWNLWFVMPGDQVVSGAGQVALTQDSPKGGAVTVNSEQQIGALKTASLQLNGRYASSNNPPMAFKLNGEQCETFVSAKPGEPSRYVETVNGQQRLSPNTSSPIPGVSIGDDGRIINITPTKPGSTTKPGPGVVNPPEETPSETPPATTPPATTPPATTEAPPPPPPPSSMPPPPPVTTEPPVTTQRPPDNPGVGTECDSDVPADCETTP from the coding sequence ATGAGCACGACGGACCTTCCGGGTTCGAGTCTGCTGGCCGGTCGTTATCGACTGGTCGAGCGGCTCGGCGCCGGCGGGATGTCAGTGGTGTGGCGAGGGTTCGACGAAGTCCTCGGGCGCCAGGTCGCGGTGAAGGTTCTGCCACCGTCGACAAGCGCGGATCCGGCGTTCCGGCGCCGACTCCGTGCGGAGGCTCAGGCTGCTGCTCGGCTCAGCCACCCAAACATTACGAATGTCTACGACTACGGCGAGGCGACCACCGTCGACGGTGAGCCCGTGCCGTACGTCGTCATGGAGCTCATCGACGGCGAGTCGCTCGCCGCCGTGCTCGCGCGCGTGCGCAAGCTGCCCTGGCAGCACGCCGTGCGGATAACGGCCGAGGTGGCCGCGGCGCTGGCCGCCGCGCACTCGCGGGGCATCGTGCACCGTGACGTCACCCCGGCCAACGTGATGCTCACCGCGACCGGGGCCAAGGTCGTCGACTTCGGCATCTCCGCCCTGATCGGCGAGAACGACATCGACCCCGACGGCAGCCTGCTCGGCACGCCGGCCTACCTCGCGCCCGAGCGGCTCGAGGGCGGCCAGGTGAGCCCGGCCACCGACGTCTACGCGGTGGGCCTGCTCATCTATCGCACGCTGATCGGTCAGCTGCCGTGGGACGTCGGCACGACGACGGCGCTGCTGCGGGCTCACCAGTACACCGAGCCCGAGCCGCTGCCGCCCGTCGACGGCCTGCCCGACGAGGTCGACGCGCTGGTCGGGCGGTGTCTCGAGAAGCGCCCGGACGACCGGCCGTCGAGCGCCGAGCTGGCCGGCACGCTGGCCGCCCTCGCGCTGGGAGCGCCGGCGACCGCGCGGGGCTACGTTCCCGACTGGTCCGAGGGCGGCGAGGACACCACGATCCTGCCGTCGCCGCAGGCGTACGCCGAGATCCTCGGTGCGGGCGCGGCTCCGGTCTCGCCGGCTGCCGCCCCGGTCTCGCCGGCGTCCGCTCCGGTCTCACCCGCCGCGGCTGCTCCGGCCGCCGCAGCCGGTGCCGCCGCTGCCGGTGCCGCCGCTGCCGGTGCCGCCGCGGCCGCCGCTGAGCCGGTCGCTCCGGCCCGTAACAGCCGCTTCGCCGACCTGCCGTCCGGTCCGGTCTACAACGCCGCTCCGGTGGCGTCGGCGGGTTCGGGCGCGCTGCGCCCGGCGTACGGGAACGACAAGACGCCGTCGGAGCCGGGCCGCACCACCGCGCCGTCCTGGGCCCGCATCTCGCAGACCAAGACGCGCCGCGTGCTCGTGGTGGCCCTCGGTGTGCTGCTGCTGGGCGTGGGGACGTACGGGTGGAGCCTGACCAGCGGCACGGGCGGCACGGGTGGCGCACCCGCTGTCGCCGCGCCGCAGACCGAGCGGTGCGTCGTCAGCTACGCGGTGTGGAGCGACAGGGACAAACGCTTCGTGGCCCAGGTGACCGTGGCCAACCGCAACCAGACGCCGATCAAGGACTGGAACCTCTGGTTCGTGATGCCGGGCGACCAGGTGGTGTCGGGGGCCGGTCAGGTCGCCCTCACACAGGACTCGCCCAAGGGCGGCGCCGTCACGGTCAACTCGGAGCAGCAGATCGGGGCGCTCAAGACTGCCTCGCTGCAGCTGAACGGTCGCTACGCGTCCAGCAACAACCCGCCGATGGCGTTCAAGCTCAACGGCGAGCAGTGCGAGACGTTCGTGTCGGCCAAGCCGGGCGAGCCCTCGCGCTACGTCGAGACGGTCAACGGACAGCAGCGGTTGTCGCCGAATACTTCGTCTCCGATACCGGGTGTCTCGATCGGTGATGACGGCCGGATCATCAACATCACTCCGACCAAGCCGGGCAGTACGACGAAGCCGGGCCCGGGGGTCGTGAATCCGCCGGAAGAGACTCCCTCGGAGACGCCGCCGGCGACCACGCCGCCCGCGACCACGCCGCCCGCGACTACGGAGGCGCCGCCGCCTCCGCCTCCGCCATCGTCTATGCCGCCGCCTCCTCCGGTGACGACGGAGCCTCCGGTCACCACTCAGCGGCCGCCGGACAACCCCGGCGTGGGCACGGAGTGCGACTCGGATGTCCCGGCGGACTGTGAGACGACCCCGTAG
- a CDS encoding sigma-70 family RNA polymerase sigma factor, whose amino-acid sequence MTDATELPATIGTTHDAPSARDIEDLVREHMPMVGHLVRELLNRVPGHVHADDLSSAGFAALLGAARSFDVTRGIPFHRFAAVRIRGALLDELRGQDWASRSVRARARKSAAARQELTAALGRTPTDAEVAELLGIGVAELATVEDDVQKAALLSLQGFPTGAAEEMVPETSEGPEDLLLKRERLGYLHQAIQALPERLRMVVTESFLQEQPLSDVAARLGVTESRISQLRTEALQLLREGLNSSLAPELLTVAAGGPRTRKGCMQRRRSEYFARVAQQGNLHTRLALTDEHGVPIAVAA is encoded by the coding sequence GTGACCGACGCGACCGAACTCCCCGCCACCATCGGCACGACCCACGACGCGCCGTCCGCGCGGGACATCGAGGACCTGGTCCGCGAACACATGCCGATGGTTGGCCATCTGGTCCGGGAACTTCTGAACCGGGTACCGGGTCACGTCCATGCGGACGATCTGTCCTCAGCCGGCTTCGCCGCGCTGCTGGGGGCCGCCCGATCCTTCGACGTGACCCGAGGTATCCCGTTCCACCGCTTCGCCGCGGTCCGCATCCGCGGTGCGCTCCTCGACGAGCTGCGCGGGCAGGACTGGGCGAGCCGATCGGTGCGGGCCCGGGCCCGCAAGAGCGCTGCCGCCCGGCAGGAGCTCACCGCGGCGCTGGGCCGGACCCCGACCGATGCCGAGGTGGCCGAACTGCTCGGCATCGGCGTGGCCGAGCTGGCCACGGTCGAGGACGACGTGCAGAAGGCGGCCCTGCTCAGCCTGCAGGGCTTCCCCACGGGCGCGGCCGAGGAGATGGTGCCGGAGACGTCCGAGGGGCCGGAGGACCTGCTGCTCAAGCGGGAACGGCTCGGCTACCTGCACCAGGCCATCCAGGCCCTGCCCGAGCGGCTGCGCATGGTGGTGACGGAGTCGTTCCTGCAGGAACAGCCGCTCAGCGACGTCGCGGCCCGGCTGGGCGTGACCGAGTCGCGCATCTCCCAGCTGCGCACCGAGGCGTTGCAGCTGCTGCGCGAGGGACTCAACAGCTCGCTGGCGCCGGAGCTGCTCACGGTGGCCGCGGGCGGACCCCGTACGCGCAAGGGTTGTATGCAGCGGCGCCGCTCGGAGTACTTCGCCCGGGTCGCCCAGCAGGGCAACCTGCACACCCGGCTGGCGCTCACCGACGAGCACGGAGTGCCGATCGCGGTCGCGGCCTAG
- a CDS encoding urease accessory protein UreD, which translates to MRAFSRVVAEPDGLGGTRLSVLRSESPLLLRRTGTDGGGPGGPTVHLVGGGAGPLRGDDLRLDIVVGPGASLEIRSVAAQLALPGRAHLPQSRFTITATVAGGGCLRWWPEPLIAAAGCDHLTVTRVDVAEGGSLLWRDDLVCGRHHEAAGDVRTDTTIRYAGRTLYRHELAVGPGAPGWSGAAVLGGGRAIGTLVTAPTGPAPRSGPGDFAVMPLAGPGVLATAVGADIRPVRTALDPLCAQGSRAATPAGAAV; encoded by the coding sequence GTGAGGGCGTTCTCCCGGGTCGTGGCCGAGCCGGACGGGCTCGGCGGCACCCGGCTGAGCGTCCTGCGCAGCGAGTCCCCGCTGCTGTTGCGGCGGACGGGGACCGACGGGGGCGGGCCGGGAGGCCCGACGGTGCATCTGGTGGGTGGCGGCGCGGGCCCGCTGCGCGGCGACGACCTGCGGCTCGACATCGTGGTCGGCCCGGGCGCGAGCCTGGAGATCCGCAGCGTGGCCGCCCAGCTGGCGCTGCCCGGCCGGGCGCACCTGCCGCAGTCCCGGTTCACGATCACCGCGACCGTCGCCGGCGGTGGCTGCCTGCGCTGGTGGCCGGAGCCGCTGATCGCCGCGGCGGGCTGCGACCACCTCACGGTCACCCGGGTCGACGTGGCGGAAGGCGGTTCGCTGCTCTGGCGCGACGACCTGGTCTGCGGCCGCCACCACGAGGCCGCGGGCGACGTCCGCACCGACACCACGATCCGGTACGCGGGCCGCACGCTCTACCGCCACGAACTGGCCGTCGGTCCGGGCGCGCCGGGCTGGTCGGGCGCCGCGGTGCTGGGCGGCGGCCGGGCGATCGGCACTCTGGTCACCGCGCCCACCGGCCCCGCCCCGCGGTCGGGGCCGGGCGACTTCGCGGTCATGCCGCTGGCCGGGCCGGGTGTGCTGGCCACGGCGGTCGGGGCCGACATCCGCCCGGTGCGAACCGCCCTCGATCCGCTCTGTGCGCAGGGATCGAGGGCGGCAACACCAGCGGGGGCCGCGGTCTAG
- the ureG gene encoding urease accessory protein UreG, protein MDPHQPLGNGPRALRVGIGGPVGSGKTALVAALCRALGDELRLAVVTNDIYTTEDADFLLRNGVLPADRVRAVETGCCPHTAIRDDISANLDAVEDLEDALGPLDLVLVESGGDNLTATFSKGLIDRQIFVVDVAGGDKVPRKGGPGVTTADLLVINKTDLAPMVGADLSVMDRDAQARRGDLPTVFLSLVGDRTATPVADWIRGLIAAA, encoded by the coding sequence ATCGACCCGCACCAGCCGCTGGGCAACGGCCCACGGGCCCTGCGGGTGGGCATCGGCGGCCCGGTCGGCTCGGGCAAGACCGCGCTGGTGGCCGCGCTCTGCCGGGCCCTGGGCGACGAGCTGCGCCTGGCCGTGGTGACCAACGACATCTACACCACCGAGGACGCCGACTTCCTGCTGCGCAACGGGGTGCTGCCGGCCGACCGGGTGCGTGCGGTCGAGACCGGCTGCTGCCCGCACACCGCGATCCGCGACGACATCTCGGCCAACCTGGACGCCGTCGAGGATCTCGAGGACGCGCTCGGGCCGCTCGATCTGGTGCTGGTCGAGAGCGGCGGCGACAACCTCACCGCCACGTTCAGCAAAGGGCTGATCGACCGGCAGATCTTCGTGGTCGACGTGGCCGGCGGGGACAAGGTGCCGCGCAAGGGCGGTCCCGGCGTCACCACCGCCGACCTGCTGGTCATCAACAAGACCGACCTGGCCCCGATGGTGGGGGCCGACCTGTCGGTGATGGACCGGGACGCCCAGGCCCGCCGGGGCGACCTGCCGACCGTGTTCCTGTCGCTGGTCGGCGACCGCACCGCCACGCCGGTGGCCGACTGGATCCGCGGCCTGATCGCCGCCGCGTGA